TCTGAGCCCTGCTCGCAGGCCCCTGAGGCCTGGCACTTGTGCTGTAACCGCTGGGCAGCGGGCACAGTGTTGAGTCCCCCCAACGAATCTGGAACAGGGGCTCAGAGAGCTGACCACGGCACGGGGTCCACACCCCAGCTCAGGCCCTGGGAGCGTGGGGCTCTGCACAAGCAACCTCTCCGTCTGCCTGTTTCCCTGGGAGCCCGTCCTGCCCGCCCACCCTGCCCTCGGGCCTGAGCGACCCCcacgggcggcggcggcggcggccggagcTCAGGACAAGCGTGCAGACCAAACTGACAGTCAGGCCTCGGGGCCCCTTTCTTCCCTCAAGTCCCGACGGGGGCTGTGGGGGAGGAAAGGCCCGGGTCGCAGCCCTGCCGTTTCAGCGCTCGGGCGCAAGTGCGAGGTAAGGAGGGCAGCCGGTGGGAGTGAGGAGGTGGGCGGCCAGGGTGGGGGAGCACggggggcagagagcagagaggcgGACGCGGCGTGATGCCCACGCCGCCATGGGGACGCGGAAACCCCAGAGCTCAGGGGACAGTGGGCGGCAGACGAGGGCCCTAGCTCCGGTCCAAGCGACAGCGCTGCAGGAGAGAAAGGGTTAACGGggcagcgggggtggggtggggggcgttaAGGAATCAGCTGGAGGGAGTCACACAGCTTCCCTGACCCTCACTCAGCCTTGGGGATGGGGGGTGAACCCCACCTGCAGGTGGGGACCGATGGGCTCAGGCGCCCCACCAAGTGTCTGCTCAGAGCGAGAGCGACAGTGACAGTCTCTGGGAGCCAGGGGACACGAGTCCCTCCCAGCCGGGCTCTGGGCTTCCTCAGAAGGAAGGGCTGggcaggtggggtctttggggtcTCAGGACACAGTTCTGTGCCAAAGTGCCCAGGGCTACAGGGCTGGAGTCCAGTGTCTGTTCCTCTCACTTCAGAGAGAACAatgggatgggacttccctggcggtccagtggttaagacttcccctGCTTCTGTTGCAGGaggtacaggttcaatccctggttggggaactaggatcccgcctgccaacgcagcacggccaaaaaaaaccaCTAGAGGCGGCAATGGGGCCTGGCCAGGCAGAGGGCCCACGGTCAGGAGGGAGATGGTCACTGAGGAGGGAACGGTCACTGCAGAGGAGGATGGTCACTGGGGGGATAGTCACAGCAGGGAGATGGGAAACGGTCACTGAAGGGGGACTGGTCACTGTAGGAAGCGGAAAGTCAGCAGGGGGAGGTCACTGCAGGGGTGATGTCACTGCAGGGAAAAGGTcacagggggagggaggaaggtcacAGCGGGGGATGTCACGCAGGGGAGGTGGGCTCCAGGAAGGGAGCAGGGGAGAGCGAGggcagcagtgggggaggggagcggcgCCCCCACTGACCTCGCACCTGCTGCTCCAGGTTCAGGATGACCGACACGGCCTGGTGCAGGATGAGCAGTTTGGTctggggcttctcactgttgagGTGCAGCTGGCACATGCGCCCCAGCTCCTTAAAAGCCTCATTGATGTCTCGGACCCGCAGCCGCTCCCGCGCGTTATTGGCCACCCGGCGCTCCTTCTCCCGCTCAGCCTTCTGCTCTGGGGGGAGAAGGTCGTCCTCGTCCTCGTCCGGGCTACGGGGCCAGGGGCCAGAGGGAGACAGTGAGGCGGTGCCGGGCAAGGGCCTGCCGCGACCTCGGGAGCCGGCGCCCCGTGCGTGTGCACGGGCGCCCTGAAAGGCCCCGTGCGCATGCGCAGCCGGCGCCCTGAGGGGGCCCCCGTGTGCGTGCGCAGCCgtccgggggggtggggggggcggcacCTGGTCCGGGCGCGTGGGGCCTTGAGGTCCTTCTTCTCGTCCTCGGCGGTGTCGGCCGCCACGTTCTCTCCGTCCTCCTGCTCCTCCCGCTTGATGTCGCCGGGCCCCGGGGCAGCGCCGCGCCCGAGATCTGCAACGGGCTCGGAGTCAGGGGCCTCCATGCGCAACGGCAAGCCACCCAGAAGCCCACCGAGAGCGGGACACCGGCCTCACGCCACATGCGGGCACCCGTTCCAGACCCCACGGACTGAAAGGCCTTCAGAACAAAGTGCGCCGAAATGTCGTGGCCACTCAGGGGCGGAAAATTGTTTCCTAAAACGCTAAGGAGCTGTcctcaaaagaaacagaaatcgATAAACTTGAATATATCGAATTGAGAACTTCTCATCACCGAGAAAATAAGCGGCTGCGCCACTGGACAGAAGACGCCGTCACGTACAAGCCAGTAAAGGGCAGGTCCCCACGATCCCAAAGAACTGCTACAAGTCAGTGCAGACGTGATGAAGAAGCccgaggggagcagggagggcccCCAGGAGCCTGCAATCTGCATCAACGCTTCAGGAAATGCGAAAATGCTGCGGGTCTGAGTATCGCTTATGGGTGTGACCGCTCTGGAAAACACTTTTTCCACCTTATCTGGAAAAGGCGGGCACGTGTGTGCCCAGCAACTCTCCAACCCAGAATCACACCCGCCACCAGGAGACACGCTCGGAAGGTTCGGTAAAGCGCCCACGCGTGGGCCCAGGGTGGGGCGGGACCTAGTGTCCCGTGAGGCCAGGGCTGGTCCTTCCATGGCAGCTGAGCGAGCAGTCGGCTGGGAAAGCCACCCAGTAGGACGACGACACACAAAACCCCATGCCACATAAAGAGACCCACGGCCGAGAACACACAGCTGCTTGAAACTGCCACGTGGCCGCGGGACTGGCCTGGGCTCTCCCGCAGCTGAACCGCAGGACGGGGGCAGTGCTTAAGAGACCAGCTCGGGGGCTCCCTCAGAACTGCTGCCACCAGGCTGGGGCGTCCTGGGCCCTGTGGGGGctgagcagcatccctgccccTGTAACAGCCAAAGATGTCCCCAGACGCCACCCAGGTGTGGAGTGACAAAATCTAGACACCCAGGAAGCACGAGTTAAGAGTCAGGCTGGTTCTGGGGTCAGGCTGGTTCTGGGGCTGCAGGGTCCTCAGGTGGGCATGAGGGTTGTGTGGTGGGTTCAGGGGGGCCTTGCTGTCAAATGCGCGCAGCATGTGGCACAGCGTATTTTTCACCAGGTCgatgggggcagggtgggtggaGTCCTGGATCCTCTCCAGGCCTTGGTCTCACCAGCTGTTGCAGGGTCAGCATTAACTGACCCTGGGATGGGTCCCTGTTGACACCCAGGGCCCCAAACCCCAGTGGGCATGCGCAAGCCTGCCACCGTTACCCCCTTCTGTGGATAACCTCGTGCCCAGTGACTTCGCCCCCTCTCGCTACCTTCCCTGGGCAGTTAACAACCCAGAACTCCACCAACGCTGCCCCACTTGCCCTGACGGGGCCCCTCAACTCAGCATCCAACGTCGTGCACCCTCCTCCAGGCCCCTCAGCGCCCGCCCCCCCAATCTGCCCGGGACCCTGGCCCCGCCTGAGACCCTGCCCCACCTGGGACTTGCCCAGGCTCCCCACCATCAACTCCACCGTGTGCCAAGGACCCCGAGACCCCACCTACAGACTGGAACCGTACCTCCTCCTCCACATCTGCAAATCCTTCAAAGCACCTGGAAATCGCCCACCACTGCCCCTCTTCGGCCCCTCGCAGGCCAGTCCATAGCATCCACCCACACCATTCCTCCTGGACCAGCAGTCCCCTCTGCCCCGTTTCCCACTTCCAACCCAAGCCCCCCCCCGTCTGTCCTTCCAGCAGCAGCCACCAGAGGGCGTCTACGAGCACCTGAGCAAGGCCCCGCCCCTCTTCTACCCACAGCCCTCCAGGGCCCTCACCTCCCTGGGGTAAAAGCCCAAGTCCTCCCCAAGGCCCTGCATGACCTGCCCCGTCCCCTCCCCcgtccctgccctcctccctctctccccctcgctcactctgctccagacacacggacctccttgctgttcctccaaCACACAAGGCACGGCTCTGCCCCAGTGCCTTTGCACGCGTGCACCACCCCCCCCACGCAACTTTCTCCCCAGCACTCATCCTGACACACTTCCTTCACCTTCCAGTTTCCGCACAAGTCACCCCCTTTCTCTGCCTGATCTGTTTTGTTCCCTGGTGCCGAGAAAAGTGCCAGATGTGCAGTGGACGCTCAACATATGCCTTTTGGGACTCTCCCAATTGACCGGGTGAACAGAGAGAGAGGTAGCAACCCACCCCAGAAGCAGCAGGGCCCCTCCCAACCCCTGTGGGATCCTGGCACCAGGCCAGGTAGGGCTTCGGTGATGTGGCAGGGGgcatctccccccaccctccacacCAGTGCCCAGTTAGTtaccctggacctcagtttcctcaactggagATGGGGGTGACAGTCCAGAGTCCACAGGCCGCCTGGAAGGTTGGCGGGTGGCTCTCagtccccattttccagaggaggaatGTGGCTCCAAGGAGTAGTGACGCCCACTGGCGGGCCCACGGCACGGGCCACCCTGGGGTGCAGCCACCCCTACGCAGGGGACGTCACAGGGACTTACCGCTGTAGGAGTCAGGCGGCCGGGAGAGGTCGGGGAGGGCCACGTGGTTGTGCACGAGGCCGCCGCTGCTGGAGAGGCCGTCCTCCGAGTGGCTGCTGCCCACCTGTGGACAAGGGGGGTTATCAGTGCTGGCCTAGCCCCGGCTGACCCCCCAGGCTGCCCTCGCCCAGCACTCACCAGGCCAGCGTGCCGCCCGCCCAGTGGCATGACAGCGCCAGCAAAGCCCGAGGCCAGCGCCCCGTGGCCGGGCAGCAGTCCGTGCACGTCCCCCGCTGTGCCCACAGCATGGCTGCGGAGGACGTGGATGGCCTCGTCCAGGTGGTCCTCCATCTTGCTCTGCTGTGGGGTGGACAGGGGTGAGGGGCCTGGGCTGCCGGGACCCCATACAGCTGCCAACAGCCTAGCTGCCTGTCGTGGGACATGGGCCATGGGCTACAGCCACAGCTTTGGCCACCCACCAGCTTTGGACCCTATTCCCAACAAATTAGCTGAAAAGTTTAACCTGGTCAAGGGGCACCTATCCTGTCGCACGTTCTGCTGTTTCCACAACACCTGAGACCTTACAGGATGTGGCTTTGTGGCCATGGCAGACATGCgaagccaccccccaccccaaacggGTGTCCCTATGTGTTCACAAGCACCTCTGCTCCCCGCGCTCCCATGAGGGTGCACCCTCCCCGGCCCCCAGGACACTCACCAGGCCGTGGAGACCCCCATCGTAGCTGGGCGATAAGGCACCGGGGGCTCCTGCTCGAGGCCACTGTGATGTCCCTGGAAGGGGCAGATGCACGTGAGTGACGGGGgagtgtgggggtggggtgtctgCGCAGCCTGGCCCAGGGAAGGAGAAAGGCTGGGCTGGGAGTCTGCGGCTGTGATGCCCAGACTGGCCACACAGGGGCTCCCACGCCCACAGGGCGGTCTAAGGACCCCTGGTCTGAATTTCAGCCAGGCTGGGGTGTGAACCCAGTGGGCAGGTCAcgactttgagcctcagtttctccaactgCAAAACCCACGGGGCAGGCGGCCCCTCCCAGTCCCGCCCCACCGGAGCCCCAGAGGCACCGCGCAGGCCTGTGCGCCCTCCGGAGACCGTGGCCCTCACTTCTCCGCGGCCCCTGGCTGAGCCCCGGGTGCACCCTCTTAGGGACAGGGGATCCGGCCCCCTTGGCAAAGCTGAACATGAGGCATCCAGTAGGTGCCTAACAGCTTTTGGGGTGAATAAACGCCAACATGCCCACACCCTGGAGTCCAGGCGGGAGCCTCGGGCCGGCTGCTCTGCCTCTTGGGCATCCCAGGCCCCCCTGCTGGATCCCACGTGCCCCTTACGCTCACAACGCATGGCCTGCTGTGTCGCGCCTCCTGACCTTTGCCTCTGCTGTGACCTAGGAGCATTGGCTTGGAAGCCCCCCCATCCTCTAGGGAGCCCTCCTTGACAGCCATGGGAACGTGAGCTCTGAGGCATGTGGTCTGTCCAGCTCCCCACCCAGCCAGGGCTACAGTCAGCAgacccattcccctcccccagcatggTGCACAGACCTGCCAGGCCCTGTGGGGAGCCCACGGGGGTGGAGGGGCTGGATGAGAAGTTATTGCTTGACTGGTCTGGGGAGTAGATCTGTGACggggacagggagagagaaagggccacCACGTGGCTGGTCAGGAGTCAGCCTCCTGGGTCACCAACCCAGCCACCCACCACGTGCCAAGTCTCACCGAGGCCAGCGCCTTCCCAAGGGCGTCCCCAGAGCTGCCGGCCGTGGTTCCACGGGAGCCTGTGGGTGGAGAGAGGTAAGGCCCAGCCTCTGGGATGCAGCAGCCCCAGCACCTGGGCCGGGCTTACTCGCCCGACGGGGAGCTCCCTTCTGCATGCAGCTGCTTGCACGGATGCCgcagcctggccctgggcagCCCCGGTCTCAGTCAGGCGTCTCCTGACGCCTCGCCACATGCTTCCACAGTGCTCTGGGGACAGGCAGGCTGCGGGGCTCGGGGTGAGCAGCCCCCTcactgcacctcagtttccccaaatgAACAGTGGGACCTACGCATCGAGGAGCCACTTTGAAACATCTGAGGGAGCCCTAGCCAGGCGAGGGGGATGCGGTTAATGATGATACCCAGGGCTGGATCCTGAGCCCACCGGGGGTGTGGGGTGAGGGGGCCATACCCAGGAGGCTGTCGGCCCCGCTGACGGGGGGTGTGTGACTGGAGACACTGCTGTAGGCGCCCGTGGGGGCCGAGGAAAAGGTGGACACAGCCGGGAGCCCGCCGTTCACCTCTGCTCCGTGCAGCTGGTAGCCCTGTGTGCGGGGGACGGGGTAGGAGGGGTCAGATGCAGCACTGCCCAcacacctccccaccccgccccggccACGGCCACCCCGTGGGGCCTACCATGCGCTCGTGCTGGTGCAGGCCGCCAAACCCACCGCTGCCACTGCCGCCCACGGAGCTGCCGCCACCTGCCGGGAGGGGCAGGGGGGATGAGCCCCCACCCAGCATGGGCCCGAAGCCCACCTGGCCTGGGGAGCTCCAGAGCTCGGCCGAGGGGTGCAGGCTGCCGTCTGCGGAGAGGGAAATGGTGAGGTGGGCGGGCAGAGGGAGCccgggccccaccccaggcaaccCGGGCGAGCCCTCAAGTACCTGCCACGTAGAAGGAAGCAGGGTAGGTGCCGCTGGAGGTCTTGGTGGGTGGGTAGGCAGCAGTGTCCCTGCTGTAGTCATCACCTGAGCTGGGTGGGTACACCTGTGCTGGGCCAGCGGGCATGGTGAGGCAGGAGGGGCCGGGCGGGGACCGGCCAGCCCCCGCCCCGCAGCTCCCCCTCCTTGGTCTCCCCCTCCACCTGGAGGACTGTCCACCCCACCGCCCACTTCCCTGTGCTTCTCCAAACCTTCCCTCTAAAACCGCACCTCGGCCCCGCGTCTGAGGCTTTGCTCATGTTACCACCTCTCTCTGCTGTTCCTCCTTCACCCCCACCTGCTGCCCTCCCCACAGTCCCAGCCTTACGCCTGAGGCCTCTGTAGACTGGACCCCCAGCCCAGACTGCCTTTTCCCTCCTTAATCCAGTAAACTCCTATTGATCCAGCAGAGCCCAGCTGTGCCACCCCCAGCCCTGATCACACAAGACCTGGGGGCCTCAGAGGCAGGGCCCCGGGTGAATATCCTGCACCAGAGCAGTGAGACAGCAAACGCTTTCAAGGATCGGCGCCGACCCTGACCAGCTGGGCACTGCAGCAAAGTGCTGGGGTCAACTGGCCACGTCTGCCCCGGCACTGGAGCAGAAAGCGGGGTGCAAGTGCCGAGAGATGGTGGGACAAAGTGGGCTCAGGGGCCTCTCAGATCTGACGTTCCAGGATGTGACATCACGAGCTGAGTCTTAAAACAGCCTCTGGGCCTGCGGCCTGGTATGGGCCAGATCAGCCTCCAGGGCTCAGCACAGAAGGCAAGCAGAGAGGGTGGTGGCCGAGCCGGGGAGGCCAGCAAATTGCCTTTTTTCCCAACGTGATTAAGTCTCGGGAGCACGGTGCTGGGAGCCGCTGACGGCTCGGCACTATCTGTTGGGCCTGGCAGCCCGCCAGCCACCAGGCATCGGGGTGAGGACAGAGGGCAGCCCCAAGCAGGGCGGACGGGGCGGGAAACCCTCTAACTGGCCGCCAGGACGCCTGCCTGCTCCCGCTTCCAGGACCCCGTTCACGCCCTTTCTGAGGTGCCTCGGCCAGAGGAAATCACCTTCTCTTAAAGCAGGAGGGACCCAGGCTAGACCCAGGCTAGAGGTAGCAGGAAGGACTTCCTGGCTACCTCAGGGCTGGGGCCTCAGGGAAGAAGTCCAGCTGAGCCCATGGGGCTTTCGTCAGACCCCACGCAGGACCGGCCCACCCTCGGGAGGGGGTCACGAGAGGCGCTCGGCCTGTGGGGCCCGTTTGTCCCACAACTCACCGAGGACGGGAGACCCGGAGGCACCTTCCGGACTTTCTTGGGCTGCGTGTCTGTTGGGACAAGAGGAGTGAGCACCCCCGGCCAGGCTCCCGCCCTCACCACTGGGAGGGGTGCAGGGGGCCCTTCCCGCTTGGACACTCCTGTCATTAGGGGGTGGGAGACAGCCCCACCCTGCAGCTCGGAGAAGAGACCCCCAAGCTCCCCTACTAAGAGAATGACTTAAACCAGCCTCGGGCCCATGTGGCGAACTCAGAGGGCGGGTGTGTGCCGGGAGCCGGGTCACAGGGTTCATGGACGTGGGAGCCGGTGCCTGCTCCGCGagccccagctcctggcagccgCCCGGTCGCCGAGTCCCAGACCTGCAAGCTCCCCCCCTCGCCGAAACTGCTAAGCCCCAACCCTGGCTTGGGCGCCTCCATGGTGGCCAGGTGCCGCTGACCTTCTGGCTCCAGTGCGGCCCAGACGGGAAGCCGGGGTCCCGGTCCCGGTCCCGCTCACTGTGGGCCCGCGTTGGCACCTGTGTACTTCTGGGTGGGTGACTTTAGCATCACTGAATCAAAGCAACCTCGCTAAACGAAGCGTCTTTCGATAGAACCGCACGGTGCGCAGGGTGTGTATGGCCGGGGAAGCGACCAAGGGCTGTGGGACCCTCGCCGCGCCAATTCAGCGCTGCCCAACCTCACAGGACACGACCGCCAGGACCCACGGGGACCGCCGTCCCCACTGCCCCGCCACCACCCCACTCACCCAGGCTGCCATCCGCCGCTCTCCGCCGAGGGTGACCAGAGTAGGAGTAATAGTGGGGCCCGCCTTTGACGCCTGAGGGGGACAGCGGCCCTGGGCTGCTGAGGGCCAGCTCGCTGGGCAGGAAGCTGgcctgagggagggggagggttaGCAGCTGgtcccctgcccagcccccaggccattctggtttaaaacaacaaaggcAAGAGTGAGGACCCAGGCCAATTGCAGGGTCCTGGGGTGACAGTGA
This window of the Mesoplodon densirostris isolate mMesDen1 chromosome 3, mMesDen1 primary haplotype, whole genome shotgun sequence genome carries:
- the TCF3 gene encoding transcription factor E2-alpha isoform X5 — encoded protein: MNQPQRMAPVGTDKELSDLLDFSMMFPLPVANGKSRPTSLAGAQFGSSGLEDRPSSGSWGAGEQNSSSFDPSRTYSDGAHFSESHSTLTSSTFLGPGLGGKGSERGAYTPFGRDAGVGSLTQASFLPSELALSSPGPLSPSGVKGGPHYYSYSGHPRRRAADGSLDTQPKKVRKVPPGLPSSVYPPSSGDDYSRDTAAYPPTKTSSGTYPASFYVADGSLHPSAELWSSPGQVGFGPMLGGGSSPLPLPAGGGSSVGGSGSGGFGGLHQHERMGYQLHGAEVNGGLPAVSTFSSAPTGAYSSVSSHTPPVSGADSLLGSRGTTAGSSGDALGKALASIYSPDQSSNNFSSSPSTPVGSPQGLAGTSQWPRAGAPGALSPSYDGGLHGLSKMEDHLDEAIHVLRSHAVGTAGDVHGLLPGHGALASGFAGAVMPLGGRHAGLVGSSHSEDGLSSSGGLVHNHVALPDLSRPPDSYSDLGRGAAPGPGDIKREEQEDGENVAADTAEDEKKDLKAPRARTSPDEDEDDLLPPEQKAEREKERRVANNARERLRVRDINEAFKELGRMCQLHLNSEKPQTKLLILHQAVSVILNLEQQVRERNLNPKAACLKRREEEKVSGVVGDAQMVLSAAHPGLGEAHNPAGHM
- the TCF3 gene encoding transcription factor E2-alpha isoform X4, which gives rise to MNQPQRMAPVGTDKELSDLLDFSMMFPLPVANGKSRPTSLAGAQFGSSGLEDRPSSGSWGAGEQNSSSFDPSRTYSDGAHFSESHSTLTSSTFLGPGLGGKGSERGAYTPFGRDAGVGSLTQASFLPSELALSSPGPLSPSGVKGGPHYYSYSGHPRRRAADGSLDTQPKKVRKVPPGLPSSVYPPSSGDDYSRDTAAYPPTKTSSGTYPASFYVADGSLHPSAELWSSPGQVGFGPMLGGGSSPLPLPAGGGSSVGGSGSGGFGGLHQHERMGYQLHGAEVNGGLPAVSTFSSAPTGAYSSVSSHTPPVSGADSLLGSRGTTAGSSGDALGKALASIYSPDQSSNNFSSSPSTPVGSPQGLAGTSQWPRAGAPGALSPSYDGGLHGLQSKMEDHLDEAIHVLRSHAVGTAGDVHGLLPGHGALASGFAGAVMPLGGRHAGLVGSSHSEDGLSSSGGLVHNHVALPDLSRPPDSYSDLGRGAAPGPGDIKREEQEDGENVAADTAEDEKKDLKAPRARTSPDEDEDDLLPPEQKAEREKERRVANNARERLRVRDINEAFKELGRMCQLHLNSEKPQTKLLILHQAVSVILNLEQQVRERNLNPKAACLKRREEEKVSGVVGDAQMVLSAAHPGLGEAHNPAGHM
- the TCF3 gene encoding transcription factor E2-alpha isoform X7, with the protein product MNQPQRMAPVGTDKELSDLLDFSMMFPLPVANGKSRPTSLAGAQFGSSGLEDRPSSGSWGAGEQNSSSFDPSRTYSDGAHFSESHSTLTSSTFLGPGLGGKGSERGAYTPFGRDAGVGSLTQASFLPSELALSSPGPLSPSGVKGGPHYYSYSGHPRRRAADGSLDTQPKKVRKVPPGLPSSVYPPSSGDDYSRDTAAYPPTKTSSGTYPASFYVADGSLHPSAELWSSPGQVGFGPMLGGGSSPLPLPAGGGSSVGGSGSGGFGGLHQHERMGYQLHGAEVNGGLPAVSTFSSAPTGAYSSVSSHTPPVSGADSLLGSRGTTAGSSGDALGKALASIYSPDQSSNNFSSSPSTPVGSPQGLAGTSQWPRAGAPGALSPSYDGGLHGLQSKMEDHLDEAIHVLRSHAVGTAGDVHGLLPGHGALASGFAGAVMPLGGRHAGLVGSSHSEDGLSSSGGLVHNHVALPDLSRPPDSYSDLGRGAAPGPGDIKREEQEDGENVAADTAEDEKKDLKAPRARTSTEEVLSLEEKDLRDRERRMANNARERVRVRDINEAFRELGRMCQLHLKSDKAQTKLLILQQAVQVILGLEQQVRERNLNPKAACLKRREEEKVSGVVGDAQMVLSAAHPGLGEAHNPAGHM
- the TCF3 gene encoding transcription factor E2-alpha isoform X9 translates to MNQPQRMAPVGTDKELSDLLDFSMMFPLPVANGKSRPTSLAGAQFGSSGLEDRPSSGSWGAGEQNSSSFDPSRTYSDGAHFSESHSTLTSSTFLGPGLGDTQPKKVRKVPPGLPSSVYPPSSGDDYSRDTAAYPPTKTSSGTYPASFYVADGSLHPSAELWSSPGQVGFGPMLGGGSSPLPLPAGGGSSVGGSGSGGFGGLHQHERMGYQLHGAEVNGGLPAVSTFSSAPTGAYSSVSSHTPPVSGADSLLGSRGTTAGSSGDALGKALASIYSPDQSSNNFSSSPSTPVGSPQGLAGTSQWPRAGAPGALSPSYDGGLHGLAARLLAAVWGPGSPGPSPLSTPQQSKMEDHLDEAIHVLRSHAVGTAGDVHGLLPGHGALASGFAGAVMPLGGRHAGLVGSSHSEDGLSSSGGLVHNHVALPDLSRPPDSYSDLGRGAAPGPGDIKREEQEDGENVAADTAEDEKKDLKAPRARTSPDEDEDDLLPPEQKAEREKERRVANNARERLRVRDINEAFKELGRMCQLHLNSEKPQTKLLILHQAVSVILNLEQQVRERNLNPKAACLKRREEEKVSGVVGDAQMVLSAAHPGLGEAHNPAGHM
- the TCF3 gene encoding transcription factor E2-alpha isoform X10 translates to MNQPQRMAPVGTDKELSDLLDFSMMFPLPVANGKSRPTSLAGAQFGSSGLEDRPSSGSWGAGEQNSSSFDPSRTYSDGAHFSESHSTLTSSTFLGPGLGGKGSERGAYTPFGRDAGVGSLTQASFLPSELALSSPGPLSPSGVKGGPHYYSYSGHPRRRAADGSLDTQPKKVRKVPPGLPSSVYPPSSGDDYSRDTAAYPPTKTSSGTYPASFYVADGSLHPSAELWSSPGQVGFGPMLGGGSSPLPLPAGGGSSVGGSGSGGFGGLHQHERMGYQLHGAEVNGGLPAVSTFSSAPTGAYSSVSSHTPPVSGADSLLGSRGTTAGSSGDALGKALASIYSPDQSSNNFSSSPSTPVGSPQGLAGTSQWPRAGAPGALSPSYDGGLHGLAARLLAAVWGPGSPGPSPLSTPQQSKMEDHLDEAIHVLRSHAVGTAGDVHGLLPGHGALASGFAGAVMPLGGRHAGLVGSSHSEDGLSSSGGLVHNHVALPDLSRPPDSYSDLGRGAAPGPGDIKREEQEDGENVAADTAEDEKKDLKAPRARTRRLSGRRSAGWPITRGSGCGSETSMRLLRSWGACASCTSTVRSPRPNCSSCTRPCRSS
- the TCF3 gene encoding transcription factor E2-alpha isoform X8, producing the protein MNQPQRMAPVGTDKELSDLLDFSMMFPLPVANGKSRPTSLAGAQFGSSGLEDRPSSGSWGAGEQNSSSFDPSRTYSDGAHFSESHSTLTSSTFLGPGLGGKGSERGAYTPFGRDAGVGSLTQASFLPSELALSSPGPLSPSGVKGGPHYYSYSGHPRRRAADGSLDTQPKKVRKVPPGLPSSVYPPSSGDDYSRDTAAYPPTKTSSGTYPASFYVADGSLHPSAELWSSPGQVGFGPMLGGGSSPLPLPAGGGSSVGGSGSGGFGGLHQHERMGYQLHGAEVNGGLPAVSTFSSAPTGAYSSVSSHTPPVSGADSLLGSRGTTAGSSGDALGKALASIYSPDQSSNNFSSSPSTPVGSPQGLAGTSQWPRAGAPGALSPSYDGGLHGLAARLLAAVWGPGSPGPSPLSTPQQSKMEDHLDEAIHVLRSHAVGTAGDVHGLLPGHGALASGFAGAVMPLGGRHAGLVGSSHSEDGLSSSGGLVHNHVALPDLSRPPDSYSDLGRGAAPGPGDIKREEQEDGENVAADTAEDEKKDLKAPRARTSPDEDEDDLLPPEQKAEREKERRVANNARERLRVRDINEAFKELGRMCQLHLNSEKPQTKLLILHQAVSVILNLEQQSVT
- the TCF3 gene encoding transcription factor E2-alpha isoform X6 → MNQPQRMAPVGTDKELSDLLDFSMMFPLPVANGKSRPTSLAGAQFGSSGLEDRPSSGSWGAGEQNSSSFDPSRTYSDGAHFSESHSTLTSSTFLGPGLGGKGSERGAYTPFGRDAGVGSLTQASFLPSELALSSPGPLSPSGVKGGPHYYSYSGHPRRRAADGSLDTQPKKVRKVPPGLPSSVYPPSSGDDYSRDTAAYPPTKTSSGTYPASFYVADGSLHPSAELWSSPGQVGFGPMLGGGSSPLPLPAGGGSSVGGSGSGGFGGLHQHERMGYQLHGAEVNGGLPAVSTFSSAPTGAYSSVSSHTPPVSGADSLLGSRGTTAGSSGDALGKALASIYSPDQSSNNFSSSPSTPVGSPQGLAGTSQWPRAGAPGALSPSYDGGLHGLQSKMEDHLDEAIHVLRSHAVGTAGDVHGLLPGHGALASGFAGAVMPLGGRHAGLVGSSHSEDGLSSSGGLVHNHVALPDLSRPPDSYSDLGRGAAPGPGDIKREEQEDGENVAADTAEDEKKDLKAPRARTSSTEEVLSLEEKDLRDRERRMANNARERVRVRDINEAFRELGRMCQLHLKSDKAQTKLLILQQAVQVILGLEQQVRERNLNPKAACLKRREEEKVSGVVGDAQMVLSAAHPGLGEAHNPAGHM
- the TCF3 gene encoding transcription factor E2-alpha isoform X1; translation: MNQPQRMAPVGTDKELSDLLDFSMMFPLPVANGKSRPTSLAGAQFGSSGLEDRPSSGSWGAGEQNSSSFDPSRTYSDGAHFSESHSTLTSSTFLGPGLGGKGSERGAYTPFGRDAGVGSLTQASFLPSELALSSPGPLSPSGVKGGPHYYSYSGHPRRRAADGSLDTQPKKVRKVPPGLPSSVYPPSSGDDYSRDTAAYPPTKTSSGTYPASFYVADGSLHPSAELWSSPGQVGFGPMLGGGSSPLPLPAGGGSSVGGSGSGGFGGLHQHERMGYQLHGAEVNGGLPAVSTFSSAPTGAYSSVSSHTPPVSGADSLLGSRGTTAGSSGDALGKALASIYSPDQSSNNFSSSPSTPVGSPQGLAGTSQWPRAGAPGALSPSYDGGLHGLAARLLAAVWGPGSPGPSPLSTPQQSKMEDHLDEAIHVLRSHAVGTAGDVHGLLPGHGALASGFAGAVMPLGGRHAGLVGSSHSEDGLSSSGGLVHNHVALPDLSRPPDSYSDLGRGAAPGPGDIKREEQEDGENVAADTAEDEKKDLKAPRARTSPDEDEDDLLPPEQKAEREKERRVANNARERLRVRDINEAFKELGRMCQLHLNSEKPQTKLLILHQAVSVILNLEQQVRERNLNPKAACLKRREEEKVSGVVGDAQMVLSAAHPGLGEAHNPAGHM